Genomic segment of Vallitalea longa:
ATCATGACATTATTTTTGATAGCTACATTAATACCAGGTATCACTACACAAGTAGCTACATTTCAGATAGTAAATAAACTAGGTATATATAATACTAGGTTAGCGGCAATAGTATTATATATGGGAACAGATATAATATCAGTGTATATTTTTCTTCAATTTTTAAGTACGATACCAAAATCATTGGATGAATCTGCTATGTTAGAAGGGGCTTCCTATTTAACTATATATAGAAAGATAATTCTTCCTTTGTTGAAACCTGCTATTTCAACAGTAATAATTATAAAAGGTGTAGGTATTTATAATGATTTTTATACTCCGTTTTTATATATGCCTAATAGAAAATTACAGGTTATATCTACAGCATTGTTTAAGTTTAAAGGTCCGTATGGTTCTCAATGGGAAGTTATATGTGCCGCGATTATTATAGCGATCATACCAACTTTACTAGTGTTCTTACTATTGCAAAAATATATTTATAATGGATTTACTAAGGGCTCGGTTAAATAATAAGATAACTAATAAAATATCTAATAGATATCTGGAATAATTATGAAAGGAGATTTAAAAATGAAAGAAGTAAAAATTATAGGAGAAAGTTTATCAAATATGCCTTGGCAGGATAGACCAAAAGGAAAATGTGATCCAGTATGGAGATATACAGAAAATCCAATAATCAATCGTAATCCAATTAAGGGCGTTTCTAGAATTTTTAACAGTGCGGTTATGCCGTATGATAATAAATTTGTAGGTGTTTTGAGAGCTGAACCAATTAATGGTCGTCCTCTTTTACATCTTGGATGGAGTGAAAATGGAGTAGATTGGGAAATAGAAGAAGAGGGAATCGATTTTATTGATGAAGATGGTAAACCATATCAGCCACGTTACGCTTATGATCCAAGATTAGTTAAAGTTGAAGATACTTATTACATTATGTGGTGTACAGATTTCTTCGGTCCGACCATAGGAATGGCGAAAACTAAAGATTTTAAGACTTTTGTAAGATTGGAAAATCCATTTTTGCCTTTTAATAGAAATGGAGTGTTGTTCCCTAGAAAAATTAATGGTAATTTCATTTTATTATCTCGTCCAAGTGACAGTGGACATACTCCTTTCGGAGATATTTTCTTAAGTGAAAGCAAAGATTTGAAATTCTGGGGTAAACATCGTCACGTTATGAGTAAAGGTGGTAATGGATGGTGGCAATCAATGAAAATTGGCGGTGGAGCTGTGCCAATAGAAACTAGCGAAGGTTGGCTGTTATTCTATCATGGTGTTGTAAATACATGTAATGGATATGTTTATAGTATGGGAGCCGCTATTCTTGATATAGATGAACCTTCAAAAGTTAAATATCGTTCGGGTAATTTTATTTTAACTCCTGAAAAATGGTATGAAGAAAAAGGATTTGTTGATAATGTAGTATTTCCATGTGCAACATTACATGATGCTGATACTGGTAGAATCGCAATTTATTATGGGGCAGCAGATACATATGTAGGAGTAGCATTTACTAATGTTAAAGATATTGTGAATTATGTTATAGATACTCATGAAGCAATTGAAGGAGATCAACATTTAGGTAGAATTTAATAATAATTATGGGGAGGCAATAAAATGAAGATTAAATGTAAAAGAAGTCTAGTGTGTTCTATACTTACTGTATCACTTATTATATCGATGATTATTCCATCAACAATACCAACTTATGCTGCAACTACTGTAAATATTAATTGGAATGATATAAAACAAGAAATTGATGGCTTCGGAGTTTCAGCTGCAGCTTATGCTGGTTATTGGAAAGATATGCCTGAGCCTGAAAGAACTGAAATATTGGATTTATTATTTTCTAATGAAAAAGGTATAGGATTGACTATTTTCAGAAGTGAAATATATGGACATATTCTATCAGAAGATGGTACTTGGAATTTTTCTAGTGATGAAGCGCAGGCATGGGCAATGAAGGAAGCTAAGAAAAGAGGAGTAGATAAGTTGATTGGAACTGTTTGGAGTCCTCCAGCTTGGATGAAGACAAATAATTCAATTATAGGTGGTTCATTAAAAGAGGAATGCTTTCAACAATATGCTGATTTTCTCGCTGGGTATATAAAGGGATATAAAGAATTACATGATTTAGATATGTATGCTGTATCTATTGCTAATGAACCTGTATTTCCAGCAAAATGGCAGTCTTGTTGTTGGAAATCAAGTGAAATCAGAGATTTTTTAAAAAATAATCTGAAACCTTCTTTTGAACGTGAAAATATAACTTCTAAGGTAATTGCCGCTGAAGATTCTAATTGGAGTGATTTCCTTGTAAGAAAAGCTCTAGATGATACTGATGCTTGTTCAAGACTTGATATTGTTGGAGCTCATCAATATCAAGGCATAATCCGTCCGCTTTCAAGAGCAAAAGAAAAAGGAAAAAGAGTTTGGATGACAGAATTATCAGACCCACAAAAGTCTTTTTTGACAGATATGAATGATGGTTTGTTTTGGGCGAATGTAATACATAAATTTCTAGCAAAAGCAGATGTAAATGCTTTCCTATATTGGCTAGGTGTCTATAATGCTGATAAAGGTGAAGGACTGATACGAATTGATTTGGAAAATGGTACATATGAAACAAGTAAAAAACTATATGTGTTGGGTAACTATAGCCGTTTTATAAAACCCGGTTATGTAAGAATCGGTATTACAGAGAATCCTATATCAGATGTTAAGTTATCAGCCTATAAAGATGAGGAAACAGGAGATTTTACTATTGTTGCAATTAATGAAAGTGATACCAATCATGTTATTAACATTACTCTTTCAGAGTTTAATGCTGGTAAAATAACTCCATATGTAACGAATGCAGATGTTAATTTACAAAAGTATGATGATATACAGTTGTCAAATGGCAATTTTACAGTATCGTTAGGAGCTGGAAGTGTTACCACTTTGGTGGGAACTCAAGGTTCAGAACCAAGTCCAGTAAAACAATGGTCTATGGTTGATAAATTGGATGATTGGTCTAAGATAGATTCACGTAGTGATAATTGGACTTTGGATAATGATACTTGTAAAGGAAATTTTGAACAGGATTATTCAAGAGCTACAAGAACGAATAGTGAGAGTGGATATATTATATATCATAATAATAACATAAAAGATTTCTTAGGGAATATATATTATCGTGATAATAGTTTAGATGAAATATCTTTTTTTACATCACCAGATAATGTAACATGGACACCATTAGATGTTATTCATACTCCTAGTTTCGCTACGTCTGCAGAATGGTATCAAACTAAATTTTCACCACTAGATGATATAATAGATGGTACTAATTATCTAAAAGTTGAATTTACAGGGAATGGTAATGTTTGGAATAAACAACTTGCTCAGATTAATATATTAAGCAATGAACAACCAGCCATTATAACAGATACATATGATGATTGGAGTAAAGTATACGAAAAATCAAGTAATATTGCATTCGATACAACTAATAATGATAACTTTGAACAAGATGAATCAAGAGCGTGTAGAACTACTTCTACTTCAGAGTTTTTAACATATAAATTGGATGGCGAAGATAACCATATTACTGATTTCACACTAAAAGCTTACTATTTTATTGATTTTCCTTGTATTAAATTCTTTGGATCATCAAATAATGTTGATTGGTCTGAAATCAGTACTGAGCACACTTCACCAGTAAGTACTCAAAATAAATGGAATAGGACATTATATTCCCCAATTGATGATATTACAGATGACACAAAATATCTTAAAATAGAAATATACGGTGGTGGTCCTCATCCATGGGACCGTCAACTTTCAGAACTAAACATTTACAGCAATGGAAAATGAC
This window contains:
- a CDS encoding glycoside hydrolase family 130 protein, encoding MKEVKIIGESLSNMPWQDRPKGKCDPVWRYTENPIINRNPIKGVSRIFNSAVMPYDNKFVGVLRAEPINGRPLLHLGWSENGVDWEIEEEGIDFIDEDGKPYQPRYAYDPRLVKVEDTYYIMWCTDFFGPTIGMAKTKDFKTFVRLENPFLPFNRNGVLFPRKINGNFILLSRPSDSGHTPFGDIFLSESKDLKFWGKHRHVMSKGGNGWWQSMKIGGGAVPIETSEGWLLFYHGVVNTCNGYVYSMGAAILDIDEPSKVKYRSGNFILTPEKWYEEKGFVDNVVFPCATLHDADTGRIAIYYGAADTYVGVAFTNVKDIVNYVIDTHEAIEGDQHLGRI
- a CDS encoding glycoside hydrolase family 30 protein; protein product: MKIKCKRSLVCSILTVSLIISMIIPSTIPTYAATTVNINWNDIKQEIDGFGVSAAAYAGYWKDMPEPERTEILDLLFSNEKGIGLTIFRSEIYGHILSEDGTWNFSSDEAQAWAMKEAKKRGVDKLIGTVWSPPAWMKTNNSIIGGSLKEECFQQYADFLAGYIKGYKELHDLDMYAVSIANEPVFPAKWQSCCWKSSEIRDFLKNNLKPSFERENITSKVIAAEDSNWSDFLVRKALDDTDACSRLDIVGAHQYQGIIRPLSRAKEKGKRVWMTELSDPQKSFLTDMNDGLFWANVIHKFLAKADVNAFLYWLGVYNADKGEGLIRIDLENGTYETSKKLYVLGNYSRFIKPGYVRIGITENPISDVKLSAYKDEETGDFTIVAINESDTNHVINITLSEFNAGKITPYVTNADVNLQKYDDIQLSNGNFTVSLGAGSVTTLVGTQGSEPSPVKQWSMVDKLDDWSKIDSRSDNWTLDNDTCKGNFEQDYSRATRTNSESGYIIYHNNNIKDFLGNIYYRDNSLDEISFFTSPDNVTWTPLDVIHTPSFATSAEWYQTKFSPLDDIIDGTNYLKVEFTGNGNVWNKQLAQINILSNEQPAIITDTYDDWSKVYEKSSNIAFDTTNNDNFEQDESRACRTTSTSEFLTYKLDGEDNHITDFTLKAYYFIDFPCIKFFGSSNNVDWSEISTEHTSPVSTQNKWNRTLYSPIDDITDDTKYLKIEIYGGGPHPWDRQLSELNIYSNGK
- a CDS encoding carbohydrate ABC transporter permease — translated: MQRLKYRICSFLKYLSLVLASFIAIMPIMVVFFASFKTSKEYRETGPLVLPQNWLNFENFRRAFGEGNMLLGFLNTAFILIVSTVGAILLGTMVSYVLDRFKFRGSKLIMTLFLIATLIPGITTQVATFQIVNKLGIYNTRLAAIVLYMGTDIISVYIFLQFLSTIPKSLDESAMLEGASYLTIYRKIILPLLKPAISTVIIIKGVGIYNDFYTPFLYMPNRKLQVISTALFKFKGPYGSQWEVICAAIIIAIIPTLLVFLLLQKYIYNGFTKGSVK